One window of Rhizobium leguminosarum genomic DNA carries:
- the fabI gene encoding enoyl-ACP reductase FabI has product MSGIMQGKRGLIMGVANNHSIAWGISKALAAQGAELAFTYQGDALGKRVKPLAAEVGSDFVLPCDVEDVASVDTVVDAIEERWGKLDFIVHAIGFSDKNELKGLYADTTRENFSRTMVISCFSFTEIAKRCAPLMEDGGAMLTLTYNGSTRVIPNYNVMGVAKAALEASVRYLAADYGPRGIRVNAISAGPIRTLAGAGISDARAILSWNQRNAPLRKTVTIDQVGGSALYLLSDLSAGVTGEIHFVDAGFNVTSMPTLDTLRRADVD; this is encoded by the coding sequence ATGTCGGGAATCATGCAGGGTAAGCGCGGCCTCATCATGGGCGTCGCAAACAACCATTCGATCGCCTGGGGGATTTCAAAAGCTCTCGCCGCACAGGGTGCGGAACTCGCCTTCACCTATCAGGGCGATGCGCTGGGCAAGCGCGTCAAGCCGCTGGCTGCCGAAGTCGGCTCGGATTTCGTGCTGCCCTGCGATGTCGAGGACGTCGCCTCGGTCGATACCGTGGTCGACGCGATCGAAGAGCGTTGGGGCAAGCTCGATTTCATCGTCCACGCCATCGGCTTTTCCGACAAGAACGAACTGAAGGGTCTCTACGCCGATACGACGCGCGAGAATTTCAGCCGCACCATGGTCATTTCCTGTTTCTCCTTCACCGAGATCGCCAAGCGCTGCGCTCCGTTGATGGAAGACGGCGGTGCGATGCTGACCTTGACCTATAATGGTTCGACCCGCGTCATCCCGAATTACAACGTCATGGGTGTCGCCAAGGCAGCGCTCGAGGCTTCGGTGCGTTATCTCGCCGCCGACTACGGTCCGCGCGGCATCCGCGTCAACGCCATATCAGCCGGCCCGATCCGGACGCTGGCTGGCGCCGGCATCTCCGACGCGCGCGCGATCCTCTCCTGGAACCAGCGCAATGCGCCGCTGCGCAAGACGGTGACCATCGACCAGGTCGGCGGTTCGGCTCTCTACCTGCTTTCAGACCTTTCCGCCGGCGTCACCGGCGAAATCCACTTCGTCGACGCCGGCTTTAATGTCACCTCCATGCCGACGCTGGACACGCTGCGCAGGGCGGACGTGGACTAG
- the fabB gene encoding beta-ketoacyl-ACP synthase I: MRRVVVTGLGVVSSIGNDAAEVTESLRQAKSGISFSSDFAEHGFKCQVWGSPKLGSAELAELVDRRAMRFLSQGGAWNHVAMKQALADSGLEEKDYAQNERTGIIMGSGGPSTRTLIEAAEITVKNNSPKRIGPFAVPKAMSSTASATLATWFKIHGVNYSISSACSTSAHCIGNAAEMIQWGKQDVMFAGGHEDLDWTMSNLFDAMGAMSSKYNDTPDTASRAYDVNRDGFVIAGGAGVLVLEELEHAKARGAKIYAEIVGYGATSDGYDMVAPSGEGAIRCMRQALATVKGDVDYVNTHGTSTPVGDSKEIGAIREVFGAKIPHIQSTKSLTGHSLGAAGVQESIYSLLMMQQGFIGESAHISELDPEFEGVPIVRKRIDDAKIDIALSNSFGFGGTNATLVFQRYNG, translated from the coding sequence ATGAGACGGGTAGTTGTCACGGGTCTGGGTGTCGTGTCCTCGATCGGAAACGACGCCGCCGAAGTCACCGAATCCTTGCGGCAGGCAAAGTCGGGTATCTCCTTCTCCAGCGATTTCGCAGAACACGGCTTCAAGTGCCAGGTCTGGGGCAGCCCCAAGCTCGGTTCGGCGGAGTTGGCGGAACTGGTCGATCGCCGCGCCATGCGCTTCCTGTCGCAGGGCGGCGCCTGGAACCATGTCGCCATGAAGCAGGCACTTGCCGATTCCGGGCTGGAAGAAAAGGACTACGCTCAGAACGAGCGCACCGGCATTATCATGGGCTCCGGCGGTCCGTCCACCCGCACCCTGATCGAGGCGGCCGAGATCACCGTGAAGAACAACAGCCCCAAGCGCATCGGCCCTTTCGCCGTGCCGAAGGCAATGTCCTCGACCGCATCGGCCACGCTCGCCACCTGGTTCAAGATCCACGGCGTCAATTATTCGATCTCGTCTGCCTGCTCGACATCGGCGCATTGCATCGGCAACGCCGCCGAGATGATCCAATGGGGCAAGCAGGACGTGATGTTCGCCGGCGGCCACGAGGATCTCGACTGGACGATGTCCAACCTCTTCGACGCCATGGGCGCCATGTCCTCCAAGTACAACGATACGCCCGATACCGCCTCGCGCGCCTATGACGTCAACCGCGACGGTTTCGTCATCGCCGGCGGCGCCGGCGTGCTGGTGCTCGAGGAGCTGGAGCACGCCAAGGCCCGTGGCGCCAAGATCTACGCTGAAATCGTCGGCTACGGCGCGACCTCGGACGGCTACGACATGGTCGCCCCCTCGGGCGAGGGCGCCATCCGCTGCATGCGCCAGGCGCTCGCCACCGTCAAAGGCGATGTCGACTATGTCAACACCCACGGCACCTCGACGCCGGTCGGCGACAGCAAGGAAATCGGCGCCATCCGCGAAGTATTCGGCGCCAAGATCCCGCATATTCAGTCGACCAAGTCGCTGACCGGTCATTCGCTCGGCGCTGCCGGCGTACAGGAATCGATCTATTCCCTGCTGATGATGCAGCAAGGCTTCATCGGCGAAAGCGCCCACATCTCCGAGCTCGATCCCGAATTCGAAGGCGTGCCGATCGTGCGCAAGCGTATCGACGATGCGAAGATCGATATCGCCCTCTCCAACTCCTTCGGCTTCGGCGGCACCAACGCCACGCTGGTCTTCCAGCGTTATAACGGATAA
- the fabA gene encoding 3-hydroxyacyl-[acyl-carrier-protein] dehydratase FabA yields the protein MTIRQSSFSYDELIACAHGELFGPGNAQLPLPPMLMVHRITDISETGGTFDKGYLRAEYDVRPDDWYFPCHFEGNPIMPGCLGLDGMWQLTGFFLGWLGEAGRGMALSTGEVKFKGMVRPQTKLIEYGIDFKRVMRGRLVLGTADGWLKADGETIYQAADLRVGLSKDKTA from the coding sequence ATGACGATCAGACAGTCCAGCTTCTCGTACGACGAACTCATCGCCTGCGCACATGGCGAGCTGTTCGGGCCCGGCAACGCGCAGCTTCCCCTGCCGCCCATGCTGATGGTTCACCGCATCACCGATATTTCCGAAACGGGCGGCACCTTCGACAAGGGTTACCTCAGGGCCGAATACGACGTACGCCCTGACGATTGGTATTTTCCCTGCCATTTCGAAGGCAATCCGATCATGCCGGGCTGCCTCGGCCTTGATGGCATGTGGCAGCTGACCGGCTTCTTCCTGGGCTGGCTCGGCGAGGCAGGCCGCGGCATGGCGCTGTCAACCGGCGAAGTGAAATTCAAGGGCATGGTCCGGCCGCAGACGAAGCTGATCGAATATGGCATCGACTTCAAGCGTGTCATGCGCGGCCGTCTGGTCCTCGGCACGGCCGACGGCTGGCTGAAGGCCGACGGCGAGACCATATACCAGGCGGCCGATCTTCGCGTCGGTCTCTCGAAAGACAAGACGGCCTGA
- the irrA gene encoding iron response transcriptional regulator IrrA, which produces MTGALPIAIEVRLRSAGLRPTRQRVALGDLLFAKGDRHLTVEELHEEAVAAGVPVSLATVYNTLHQFTEAGLIRVLAVESAKTYFDTNVSDHHHFFIEGENEVLDIPVSNLTIANLPEPPEGMEIAHVDVVIRVRAKQG; this is translated from the coding sequence ATGACGGGTGCACTCCCGATCGCCATAGAGGTAAGGCTGCGCAGCGCGGGCCTGCGCCCCACCCGCCAGCGTGTCGCGCTTGGCGACCTCCTGTTTGCCAAGGGCGACCGGCATTTGACCGTCGAGGAACTGCATGAGGAGGCGGTTGCTGCCGGCGTGCCGGTGTCACTGGCAACCGTCTACAACACGCTGCATCAATTCACCGAAGCCGGCCTCATCCGCGTTCTCGCCGTCGAGAGCGCCAAGACCTATTTTGACACCAATGTTTCCGACCACCACCATTTCTTCATCGAAGGCGAAAACGAGGTGCTCGATATACCGGTCAGCAACCTGACGATCGCCAACCTGCCGGAGCCGCCCGAGGGGATGGAAATCGCCCATGTCGACGTGGTGATCCGCGTGCGGGCGAAGCAGGGCTGA
- a CDS encoding trimeric intracellular cation channel family protein, translating into MSLLVYLDYAGIALFAATGALAASRKQLDLIGFLFFAMVTGTGGGTVRDIVLGRVPVFWVLNPAYILVCCVMGVVVFFTAHLLESRYRLLIWLDAIGLAAYCVLGAAKGLAATGSPTIAIVTGTLTATFGGILRDLMANEPSVLLRPEIYVTAALIGAGVFTLANALGMPLYLASACGVVAAFAVRGGALWFGWTFPTYRHKPGRHPDDVM; encoded by the coding sequence ATGTCCTTGCTCGTCTATCTCGATTATGCCGGCATTGCGCTGTTTGCCGCGACAGGCGCGCTCGCCGCCTCGCGCAAGCAGCTGGACCTGATCGGCTTTCTGTTTTTCGCCATGGTGACGGGGACGGGCGGCGGCACCGTGCGCGATATCGTGCTCGGTCGCGTGCCGGTTTTCTGGGTGCTGAACCCCGCCTATATCCTCGTCTGCTGCGTCATGGGCGTCGTCGTTTTCTTTACCGCCCACCTGCTGGAATCACGCTATCGCCTGCTGATCTGGCTGGATGCGATCGGTCTTGCCGCCTATTGCGTGCTCGGCGCCGCCAAGGGCCTTGCCGCCACCGGTTCGCCGACCATCGCGATCGTCACCGGCACGCTGACGGCGACCTTCGGCGGCATTCTGCGCGATCTGATGGCAAACGAGCCTTCGGTGCTCTTGCGGCCGGAAATATACGTCACCGCAGCCCTCATCGGCGCCGGTGTGTTCACGCTCGCCAATGCGCTGGGAATGCCGCTCTATCTGGCGTCTGCCTGCGGCGTCGTGGCGGCCTTTGCGGTGCGCGGCGGAGCATTGTGGTTCGGCTGGACCTTCCCGACTTACAGGCACAAGCCCGGCCGGCATCCCGACGATGTGATGTGA